The nucleotide window TACCTATCTCACCAAAATTAAATCTTTTTTCTAACTTTAAACCAAAATTAAATTATGAAAATTATTGCAGCACTTAGCATTGCAGTATCTGGATTCGTTATTGCAGCAAAAACAGGAGAATACCTTTTTGCAGTAGGGTCTATATTGGTAGTACTTGTTCTCGGCTTCCATGAAGCTTGGGAAAAAACTTCACCAAAGAGCGACAATAAATACGCTTAAATCTACAAACCTCGATCATATGGTCGAGGTTTTTCTTTGATAGATTTTATTTTGTGAGATAATTTTAAAAAAGCTATTTGAAATGAAAAAAATACTTATATTTTTATTTTTTATATTTCCTAAATTTATTTTTGCACAGAACTTTGTTCCTGTATGGGAAGACACCTATCTTCCAGATCAGGAAGCTGGTTGTTATGTTTCATCTTTGGATTTACAAAATGAAACGATTTTTATCGGACGGTACTGTGGGGCAGAAGACGAGATTGTTTTTGGAGATATTTCCTCAGAAGAGTGGATGGAATGTGATATTCCCGACTCCCTCGGAGAGATTTCTTCTGGTGGTGTAATAGAGGGTGTGTTCTACGTTTATACAGAATCAAACTGGATACTGTCAGTAGATCAGTTGTGTGAAACGGAGGTGGTCGCCAAGAGTGATGGCTGGGCCAAAATATTTTCCGAGGACGACACCCTTTATGTCTTCGGCTCTAGTGTCTATATAGACGATACCTTGTCCCCTCCTTTTGTTCACTCTTTTGTTCCTGCGACGAACACTTGGGAGTCATTCCCAAATCCAGAATCTGAATCTGTGATCGGTCTGACAATTTTTCAAAACAAAATGTTTTGCGTTGGACTAGATGATGGGATTCAAAAGATTTTCCAACTAGACGATTCTCTTTGGAATGTCGTTTATGTTTTTCCAGAAGATGAGCATTTCGTTTCTTGGGAACCTGTCGAAGATAGGATTTATGTTTCCTCGACTAACTTCGCTCCCCCACTTGAGTACGGAATATTTTCTGAATTCAAGGACGGAGATATGGACTCGTTGTTTTCAAGTGATGGAAATATTCTCGACATTTCTGCGAGCGACTGCTTTGTAACTGTTGTTGGTAATTTTACAAATTTTGGAAATTGCGATGCAGAGAACCTGGCGATGTTTGATCGATCTACAAAAGAGATTGTTCAGACTGACCGCGGACTTGATGGAAATGGATATGCCGTAGTTGAAAGCGACGAACTATTTTATGCAGGCGGTGCGTTCACCTATGGAGCAGATATTTATTCACCCGGAATAATATCTCTTCCCTCTTGTTATGAAGTTGGTATCGAAGATATTTCAGAAAACGAGATAAAGATTTTTCCAAACCCAGCAACAGATTTCCTTTCAATAGAAAACGGTGTTGGAAAAGTTGTTAGAGTATTTTCTTTATCAGAGGAAATATATTTGATGGCAAATGAAATTGAAAATAGAAAAGTTTTCGATGTTGTGAATCTTTCATCCGGAACTTACTATGTTTTGATTGAAGGAAAAGTTTTTTCTTTTATAAAAATATAAAAGTTCTACCCACTCAAAAGCGCCCCACCGGAGCGCTTTTTTTACTTTTTTACATTATGTTTTTTGTGTATTTCCCCAAGCTCCTTTTCTTCTGCCTCATCTTTTGTTTGTTTTGCTTTCTCTCCGAGTTTTTTCAATTCTTCATCTGACAACTCGTTTAGCTCCCCTACTCTCTTGTCCAAGTATTCACGTGTATTTTTTTCTGGTTCATCGAGCACTTCTTCGAGAAGTGAATTTAGAATCCAACCCATGCGAGGTCCTGCTTTTACACCAAGTTCTTTCATTAGAATATTTCCATCCACTACAAGTTGCGATACAGATATCGGATCACGAAGTACTTGCTCGATCATCGCATGATATTTACGCAATCGATAAGGAGCCTCAACTTTTGCCATACCAACACGATCGCACTCGCGCACATTCATAAGAGTCCAGATATTTTCTACACCTACATTGCGCACAACTCTTCGTACAGCAGAAAGTGTAATCTGTTCTGTGTCAGAGAAGAACATGTGATATCGCACAAGACTCGTTACAAGCTCGATTGTATCTTTCGGAAACCTCATCCGCTCCATTATCACGCGTGCCATACGAGCACCGACGACTTCGTGTCCATAGAAGGTATAAGCTTTCTTGATCCCCTTTCTTCGAGTCTTTGGCTTTCCGATATCGTGAAAGAGCGCAGAGAGTCTGATCTCAAGTGGCCATCCTTTGTCAGCTGAATGCTGGAGAGCCTGTAGTAAGTGTTCGTATACGTCGAACTTGTGTGCACCTCCTTGCTCACAACCAATCCCCTGTTCAATTTCTGGAATTATATATTTGAGCATGCCAGTTTTTTGAAGCATTGCTATTCCAACAATTGGTTCTGGTGACATGATTATTTTTATAAATTCATCACGGGTTCTTTCTGCAGATATTTCTGAAATACTTTGGGCAGTTTCAACAATGGCTTGTAACGTATCGCTTTCGATCGCAAATCCAAGTTCACAAGAAAAACGAATTGCTCTAATCATGCGTAGAGCGTCCTCAGAGAACCTGTCTGAAGAATTACCAACGGTGCGTATAGTTTTGACCTTTATGTCCTTTATACCCTCAAAAAGGTCAATTAATTGGCTTTTAGATGGGTTGTAGGCCAGTGCGTTGACCGTGAAATCCCTTCTGGATAGGTCGTCGTTTATATTTTTGCT belongs to Candidatus Nomurabacteria bacterium and includes:
- a CDS encoding T9SS type A sorting domain-containing protein translates to MKKILIFLFFIFPKFIFAQNFVPVWEDTYLPDQEAGCYVSSLDLQNETIFIGRYCGAEDEIVFGDISSEEWMECDIPDSLGEISSGGVIEGVFYVYTESNWILSVDQLCETEVVAKSDGWAKIFSEDDTLYVFGSSVYIDDTLSPPFVHSFVPATNTWESFPNPESESVIGLTIFQNKMFCVGLDDGIQKIFQLDDSLWNVVYVFPEDEHFVSWEPVEDRIYVSSTNFAPPLEYGIFSEFKDGDMDSLFSSDGNILDISASDCFVTVVGNFTNFGNCDAENLAMFDRSTKEIVQTDRGLDGNGYAVVESDELFYAGGAFTYGADIYSPGIISLPSCYEVGIEDISENEIKIFPNPATDFLSIENGVGKVVRVFSLSEEIYLMANEIENRKVFDVVNLSSGTYYVLIEGKVFSFIKI
- a CDS encoding CCA tRNA nucleotidyltransferase codes for the protein MSPEKTIKNESIPSEILEVMNTLEKAGFEAFLVGGCVRDLLLNRKPKDWDITTNAVPEEIIPLYEKTVYENNFGTVAIILENTEDKTLKQIEITPYRTEGKYSDKRHPDTVSFSKNINDDLSRRDFTVNALAYNPSKSQLIDLFEGIKDIKVKTIRTVGNSSDRFSEDALRMIRAIRFSCELGFAIESDTLQAIVETAQSISEISAERTRDEFIKIIMSPEPIVGIAMLQKTGMLKYIIPEIEQGIGCEQGGAHKFDVYEHLLQALQHSADKGWPLEIRLSALFHDIGKPKTRRKGIKKAYTFYGHEVVGARMARVIMERMRFPKDTIELVTSLVRYHMFFSDTEQITLSAVRRVVRNVGVENIWTLMNVRECDRVGMAKVEAPYRLRKYHAMIEQVLRDPISVSQLVVDGNILMKELGVKAGPRMGWILNSLLEEVLDEPEKNTREYLDKRVGELNELSDEELKKLGEKAKQTKDEAEEKELGEIHKKHNVKK